The Aphis gossypii isolate Hap1 chromosome 3, ASM2018417v2, whole genome shotgun sequence genome includes a region encoding these proteins:
- the LOC114121151 gene encoding tropomyosin isoform X2 has product MDIRGGRDRRPGDRRPHRGPRAPRRPQLSHDLQQRVVVGAETAAGPSATAVSPYRPPPPPRLVPSPRLPMSQQPPPPRLLPPQTVLLPTPPPKSPVTEQPQTPTTEQPQTPTTEQPQQRLPVTAVPQPQQECRVRESGDGVEDCSGTVAGGSGAADETELLAKLRCPSESAEVIAEREKRRQRRRCPDYPGLALSSSVFSTETGMKFSIIRNELHNVLKPQLRRAESEVAALNRRIQLLEEDLERSEERLATATAKLAEASQAADESERARKVLENRSLADEERMDALENQLKEARFLAEEADKKYDEVARKLAMVEADLERAEERAESGESKIVELEEELRVVGNNLKSLEVSEEKANQREEEYKNQIKTLTNRLKEAEARAEFAERSVQKLQKEVDRLEDDLTGEKEKNKHLQEEMEATLHDIQNM; this is encoded by the exons ATGGACATCCGCGGTGGACGTGACAGGCGGCCGGGCGACAGGCGTCCGCACAGGGGCCCTCGGGCTCCTAGGCGGCCGCAGCTGTCGCACGACCTACAGCAACGAGTCGTGGTCGGTGCCGAAACGGCGGCCGGTCCGTCGGCCACGGCCGTCAGCCCTTAcagaccgccgccgccgccccgGTTGGTACCATCACCTCGACTGCCAATGTCGCAGCAGCCACCGCCGCCACGATTGTTGCCGCCGCAGACCGTACTGTTGCCAACACCTCCTCCAAAATCGCCAGTGACGGAACAGCCGCAGACGCCGACGACGGAACAGCCGCAGACGCCTACGACGGAACAGCCGCAGCAGAGGTTACCGGTGACGGCGGTACCACAGCCGCAGCAGGAATGCCGAGTACGGGAATCCGGAGACGGAGTGGAAGACTGTAGCGGAACGGTGGCCGGAGGAAGCGGCGCGGCCGACGAAACCGAACTGTTGGCCAAACTCCGGTGTCCCAGCGAGAGCGCCGAGGTGATCGCAGAACGGGAGAAGCGACGGCAGCGACGACGGTGCCCCGACTATCCCGGACTGGCGCTTTCCAGTTCCGTGTTCAGCACGGAAACGGGCATGAAGTTCAGCATCATCAGGAACGAACTGCACAACGTGCTCAAGCCGCAACTGCGACGG gctGAAAGTGAAGTTGCTGCACTTAACAGGCGTATCCAATTGCTGGAAGAGGACCTTGAAAGGTCTGAAGAGCGCTTGGCCACGGCCACTGCTAAGTTGGCCGAGGCATCTCAAGCTGCTGATGAATCTGAACG TGCACGTAAGGTGTTGGAAAACCGCAGTTTGGCTGATGAAGAACGTATGGATGCCTTGGAGAACCAGCTAAAGGAAGCCCGTTTCTTGGCTGAAGAAGCTGATAAGAAATATGATGAG GTAGCGCGTAAGCTGGCCATGGTTGAAGCCGACTTGGAAAGAGCCGAAGAACGTGCCGAATCAGGCGAATC AAAAATCGTGGAGTTGGAAGAAGAATTACGCGTTGTTGGTAACAACTTGAAATCCCTCGAGGTTTCGGAAGAAAAG GCAAATCAACGTGAAGAAGAATATAAGAACCAAATTAAGACTTTGACCAACCGTTTGAAGGag GCTGAGGCTCGTGCTGAGTTCGCCGAGAGATCGGTGCAGAAATTGCAGAAGGAAGTCGACAGGCTCGAAG ATGACTTAACTGGCGAAAAAGAAAAGAACAAACATCTACAAGAGGAAATGGAGGCAACCCTGCACGACATtcaaaacatgtaa
- the LOC114121151 gene encoding tropomyosin isoform X6: MDIRGGRDRRPGDRRPHRGPRAPRRPQLSHDLQQRVVVGAETAAGPSATAVSPYRPPPPPRLVPSPRLPMSQQPPPPRLLPPQTVLLPTPPPKSPVTEQPQTPTTEQPQTPTTEQPQQRLPVTAVPQPQQECRVRESGDGVEDCSGTVAGGSGAADETELLAKLRCPSESAEVIAEREKRRQRRRCPDYPGLALSSSVFSTETGMKFSIIRNELHNVLKPQLRRAESEVAALNRRIQLLEEDLERSEERLATATAKLAEASQAADESERARKVLENRSLADEERMDALENQLKEARFLAEEADKKYDEVGRKLVMMEQDLERAEERAEHSDAKIVELEEELRVVGNNLKSLEVSEEKATQREETFEEQVKGLGAQLKEAEARAEFAERSVQKLQKEVDRLEDDLTGEKEKNKHLQEEMEATLHDIQNI, encoded by the exons ATGGACATCCGCGGTGGACGTGACAGGCGGCCGGGCGACAGGCGTCCGCACAGGGGCCCTCGGGCTCCTAGGCGGCCGCAGCTGTCGCACGACCTACAGCAACGAGTCGTGGTCGGTGCCGAAACGGCGGCCGGTCCGTCGGCCACGGCCGTCAGCCCTTAcagaccgccgccgccgccccgGTTGGTACCATCACCTCGACTGCCAATGTCGCAGCAGCCACCGCCGCCACGATTGTTGCCGCCGCAGACCGTACTGTTGCCAACACCTCCTCCAAAATCGCCAGTGACGGAACAGCCGCAGACGCCGACGACGGAACAGCCGCAGACGCCTACGACGGAACAGCCGCAGCAGAGGTTACCGGTGACGGCGGTACCACAGCCGCAGCAGGAATGCCGAGTACGGGAATCCGGAGACGGAGTGGAAGACTGTAGCGGAACGGTGGCCGGAGGAAGCGGCGCGGCCGACGAAACCGAACTGTTGGCCAAACTCCGGTGTCCCAGCGAGAGCGCCGAGGTGATCGCAGAACGGGAGAAGCGACGGCAGCGACGACGGTGCCCCGACTATCCCGGACTGGCGCTTTCCAGTTCCGTGTTCAGCACGGAAACGGGCATGAAGTTCAGCATCATCAGGAACGAACTGCACAACGTGCTCAAGCCGCAACTGCGACGG gctGAAAGTGAAGTTGCTGCACTTAACAGGCGTATCCAATTGCTGGAAGAGGACCTTGAAAGGTCTGAAGAGCGCTTGGCCACGGCCACTGCTAAGTTGGCCGAGGCATCTCAAGCTGCTGATGAATCTGAACG TGCACGTAAGGTGTTGGAAAACCGCAGTTTGGCTGATGAAGAACGTATGGATGCCTTGGAGAACCAGCTAAAGGAAGCCCGTTTCTTGGCTGAAGAAGCTGATAAGAAATATGATGAG GTTGGCCGTAAATTAGTCATGATGGAACAAGATTTGGAAAGAGCTGAAGAAAGAGCTGAACACAGCGATGC AAAAATCGTGGAGTTGGAAGAAGAATTACGCGTTGTTGGTAACAACTTGAAATCCCTCGAGGTTTCGGAAGAAAAG gccACACAAAGGGAAGAAACATTTGAGGAACAAGTGAAAGGTCTCGGAGCACAGCTCAAAGAG GCTGAGGCTCGTGCTGAGTTCGCCGAGAGATCGGTGCAGAAATTGCAGAAGGAAGTCGACAGGCTCGAAG ATGACTTAACTGGCGAAAAAGAAAAGAACAAACATCTACAAGAGGAAATGGAGGCAACCCTGCACGACATtcaaaacat ATGA
- the LOC114121151 gene encoding tropomyosin isoform X8 translates to MDIRGGRDRRPGDRRPHRGPRAPRRPQLSHDLQQRVVVGAETAAGPSATAVSPYRPPPPPRLVPSPRLPMSQQPPPPRLLPPQTVLLPTPPPKSPVTEQPQTPTTEQPQTPTTEQPQQRLPVTAVPQPQQECRVRESGDGVEDCSGTVAGGSGAADETELLAKLRCPSESAEVIAEREKRRQRRRCPDYPGLALSSSVFSTETGMKFSIIRNELHNVLKPQLRRAESEVAALNRRIQLLEEDLERSEERLATATAKLAEASQAADESERARKVLENRSLADEERMDALENQLKEARFLAEEADKKYDEVARKLAMVEADLERAEERAESGESKIVELEEELRVVGNNLKSLEVSEEKANQREEEYKNQIKTLTNRLKEAEARAEFAERSVQKLQKEVDRLEEKLDTAKQEYRVIADQIGQSYDLAAY, encoded by the exons ATGGACATCCGCGGTGGACGTGACAGGCGGCCGGGCGACAGGCGTCCGCACAGGGGCCCTCGGGCTCCTAGGCGGCCGCAGCTGTCGCACGACCTACAGCAACGAGTCGTGGTCGGTGCCGAAACGGCGGCCGGTCCGTCGGCCACGGCCGTCAGCCCTTAcagaccgccgccgccgccccgGTTGGTACCATCACCTCGACTGCCAATGTCGCAGCAGCCACCGCCGCCACGATTGTTGCCGCCGCAGACCGTACTGTTGCCAACACCTCCTCCAAAATCGCCAGTGACGGAACAGCCGCAGACGCCGACGACGGAACAGCCGCAGACGCCTACGACGGAACAGCCGCAGCAGAGGTTACCGGTGACGGCGGTACCACAGCCGCAGCAGGAATGCCGAGTACGGGAATCCGGAGACGGAGTGGAAGACTGTAGCGGAACGGTGGCCGGAGGAAGCGGCGCGGCCGACGAAACCGAACTGTTGGCCAAACTCCGGTGTCCCAGCGAGAGCGCCGAGGTGATCGCAGAACGGGAGAAGCGACGGCAGCGACGACGGTGCCCCGACTATCCCGGACTGGCGCTTTCCAGTTCCGTGTTCAGCACGGAAACGGGCATGAAGTTCAGCATCATCAGGAACGAACTGCACAACGTGCTCAAGCCGCAACTGCGACGG gctGAAAGTGAAGTTGCTGCACTTAACAGGCGTATCCAATTGCTGGAAGAGGACCTTGAAAGGTCTGAAGAGCGCTTGGCCACGGCCACTGCTAAGTTGGCCGAGGCATCTCAAGCTGCTGATGAATCTGAACG TGCACGTAAGGTGTTGGAAAACCGCAGTTTGGCTGATGAAGAACGTATGGATGCCTTGGAGAACCAGCTAAAGGAAGCCCGTTTCTTGGCTGAAGAAGCTGATAAGAAATATGATGAG GTAGCGCGTAAGCTGGCCATGGTTGAAGCCGACTTGGAAAGAGCCGAAGAACGTGCCGAATCAGGCGAATC AAAAATCGTGGAGTTGGAAGAAGAATTACGCGTTGTTGGTAACAACTTGAAATCCCTCGAGGTTTCGGAAGAAAAG GCAAATCAACGTGAAGAAGAATATAAGAACCAAATTAAGACTTTGACCAACCGTTTGAAGGag GCTGAGGCTCGTGCTGAGTTCGCCGAGAGATCGGTGCAGAAATTGCAGAAGGAAGTCGACAGGCTCGAAG aaaaacttgACACTGCCAAACAAGAGTATCGAGTTATTGCTGATCAAATTGGCCAGTCATATGATTTAGCAGCATactaa
- the LOC114121151 gene encoding tropomyosin isoform X5, producing the protein MDIRGGRDRRPGDRRPHRGPRAPRRPQLSHDLQQRVVVGAETAAGPSATAVSPYRPPPPPRLVPSPRLPMSQQPPPPRLLPPQTVLLPTPPPKSPVTEQPQTPTTEQPQTPTTEQPQQRLPVTAVPQPQQECRVRESGDGVEDCSGTVAGGSGAADETELLAKLRCPSESAEVIAEREKRRQRRRCPDYPGLALSSSVFSTETGMKFSIIRNELHNVLKPQLRRAESEVAALNRRIQLLEEDLERSEERLATATAKLAEASQAADESERARKVLENRSLADEERMDALENQLKEARFLAEEADKKYDEVARKLAMVEADLERAEERAESGESKIVELEEELRVVGNNLKSLEVSEEKATQREETFEEQVKGLGAQLKEAEARAEFAERSVQKLQKEVDRLEDELVAEKERFRDIGDSLDLAFVDLYGI; encoded by the exons ATGGACATCCGCGGTGGACGTGACAGGCGGCCGGGCGACAGGCGTCCGCACAGGGGCCCTCGGGCTCCTAGGCGGCCGCAGCTGTCGCACGACCTACAGCAACGAGTCGTGGTCGGTGCCGAAACGGCGGCCGGTCCGTCGGCCACGGCCGTCAGCCCTTAcagaccgccgccgccgccccgGTTGGTACCATCACCTCGACTGCCAATGTCGCAGCAGCCACCGCCGCCACGATTGTTGCCGCCGCAGACCGTACTGTTGCCAACACCTCCTCCAAAATCGCCAGTGACGGAACAGCCGCAGACGCCGACGACGGAACAGCCGCAGACGCCTACGACGGAACAGCCGCAGCAGAGGTTACCGGTGACGGCGGTACCACAGCCGCAGCAGGAATGCCGAGTACGGGAATCCGGAGACGGAGTGGAAGACTGTAGCGGAACGGTGGCCGGAGGAAGCGGCGCGGCCGACGAAACCGAACTGTTGGCCAAACTCCGGTGTCCCAGCGAGAGCGCCGAGGTGATCGCAGAACGGGAGAAGCGACGGCAGCGACGACGGTGCCCCGACTATCCCGGACTGGCGCTTTCCAGTTCCGTGTTCAGCACGGAAACGGGCATGAAGTTCAGCATCATCAGGAACGAACTGCACAACGTGCTCAAGCCGCAACTGCGACGG gctGAAAGTGAAGTTGCTGCACTTAACAGGCGTATCCAATTGCTGGAAGAGGACCTTGAAAGGTCTGAAGAGCGCTTGGCCACGGCCACTGCTAAGTTGGCCGAGGCATCTCAAGCTGCTGATGAATCTGAACG TGCACGTAAGGTGTTGGAAAACCGCAGTTTGGCTGATGAAGAACGTATGGATGCCTTGGAGAACCAGCTAAAGGAAGCCCGTTTCTTGGCTGAAGAAGCTGATAAGAAATATGATGAG GTAGCGCGTAAGCTGGCCATGGTTGAAGCCGACTTGGAAAGAGCCGAAGAACGTGCCGAATCAGGCGAATC AAAAATCGTGGAGTTGGAAGAAGAATTACGCGTTGTTGGTAACAACTTGAAATCCCTCGAGGTTTCGGAAGAAAAG gccACACAAAGGGAAGAAACATTTGAGGAACAAGTGAAAGGTCTCGGAGCACAGCTCAAAGAG GCTGAGGCTCGTGCTGAGTTCGCCGAGAGATCGGTGCAGAAATTGCAGAAGGAAGTCGACAGGCTCGAAG ATGAGTTGGTCGCCGAAAAGGAGAGATTCAGAGACATTGGCGACAGCTTGGACCTTGCGTTTGTCGACTTGTATGGCATCTAA
- the LOC114121151 gene encoding tropomyosin isoform X7: protein MDIRGGRDRRPGDRRPHRGPRAPRRPQLSHDLQQRVVVGAETAAGPSATAVSPYRPPPPPRLVPSPRLPMSQQPPPPRLLPPQTVLLPTPPPKSPVTEQPQTPTTEQPQTPTTEQPQQRLPVTAVPQPQQECRVRESGDGVEDCSGTVAGGSGAADETELLAKLRCPSESAEVIAEREKRRQRRRCPDYPGLALSSSVFSTETGMKFSIIRNELHNVLKPQLRRAESEVAALNRRIQLLEEDLERSEERLATATAKLAEASQAADESERARKVLENRSLADEERMDALENQLKEARFLAEEADKKYDEVARKLAMVEADLERAEERAESGESKIVELEEELRVVGNNLKSLEVSEEKANQREEEYKNQIKTLTNRLKEAEARAEFAERSVQKLQKEVDRLEDELVHEKEKYKYICDDLDQTFSELVD from the exons ATGGACATCCGCGGTGGACGTGACAGGCGGCCGGGCGACAGGCGTCCGCACAGGGGCCCTCGGGCTCCTAGGCGGCCGCAGCTGTCGCACGACCTACAGCAACGAGTCGTGGTCGGTGCCGAAACGGCGGCCGGTCCGTCGGCCACGGCCGTCAGCCCTTAcagaccgccgccgccgccccgGTTGGTACCATCACCTCGACTGCCAATGTCGCAGCAGCCACCGCCGCCACGATTGTTGCCGCCGCAGACCGTACTGTTGCCAACACCTCCTCCAAAATCGCCAGTGACGGAACAGCCGCAGACGCCGACGACGGAACAGCCGCAGACGCCTACGACGGAACAGCCGCAGCAGAGGTTACCGGTGACGGCGGTACCACAGCCGCAGCAGGAATGCCGAGTACGGGAATCCGGAGACGGAGTGGAAGACTGTAGCGGAACGGTGGCCGGAGGAAGCGGCGCGGCCGACGAAACCGAACTGTTGGCCAAACTCCGGTGTCCCAGCGAGAGCGCCGAGGTGATCGCAGAACGGGAGAAGCGACGGCAGCGACGACGGTGCCCCGACTATCCCGGACTGGCGCTTTCCAGTTCCGTGTTCAGCACGGAAACGGGCATGAAGTTCAGCATCATCAGGAACGAACTGCACAACGTGCTCAAGCCGCAACTGCGACGG gctGAAAGTGAAGTTGCTGCACTTAACAGGCGTATCCAATTGCTGGAAGAGGACCTTGAAAGGTCTGAAGAGCGCTTGGCCACGGCCACTGCTAAGTTGGCCGAGGCATCTCAAGCTGCTGATGAATCTGAACG TGCACGTAAGGTGTTGGAAAACCGCAGTTTGGCTGATGAAGAACGTATGGATGCCTTGGAGAACCAGCTAAAGGAAGCCCGTTTCTTGGCTGAAGAAGCTGATAAGAAATATGATGAG GTAGCGCGTAAGCTGGCCATGGTTGAAGCCGACTTGGAAAGAGCCGAAGAACGTGCCGAATCAGGCGAATC AAAAATCGTGGAGTTGGAAGAAGAATTACGCGTTGTTGGTAACAACTTGAAATCCCTCGAGGTTTCGGAAGAAAAG GCAAATCAACGTGAAGAAGAATATAAGAACCAAATTAAGACTTTGACCAACCGTTTGAAGGag GCTGAGGCTCGTGCTGAGTTCGCCGAGAGATCGGTGCAGAAATTGCAGAAGGAAGTCGACAGGCTCGAAG ACGAGTTGGTTCACGAGAAAgagaaatacaaatacatttgtGACGATCTTGACCAAACGTTCTCTGAACTTGTTGACTAA
- the LOC114121151 gene encoding tropomyosin isoform X9, translated as MDIRGGRDRRPGDRRPHRGPRAPRRPQLSHDLQQRVVVGAETAAGPSATAVSPYRPPPPPRLVPSPRLPMSQQPPPPRLLPPQTVLLPTPPPKSPVTEQPQTPTTEQPQTPTTEQPQQRLPVTAVPQPQQECRVRESGDGVEDCSGTVAGGSGAADETELLAKLRCPSESAEVIAEREKRRQRRRCPDYPGLALSSSVFSTETGMKFSIIRNELHNVLKPQLRRAESEVAALNRRIQLLEEDLERSEERLATATAKLAEASQAADESERARKVLENRSLADEERMDALENQLKEARFLAEEADKKYDEVARKLAMVEADLERAEERAESGESKIVELEEELRVVGNNLKSLEVSEEKATQREETFEEQVKGLGAQLKEAEARAEFAERSVQKLQKEVDRLEDELVHEKEKYKYICDDLDQTFSELVD; from the exons ATGGACATCCGCGGTGGACGTGACAGGCGGCCGGGCGACAGGCGTCCGCACAGGGGCCCTCGGGCTCCTAGGCGGCCGCAGCTGTCGCACGACCTACAGCAACGAGTCGTGGTCGGTGCCGAAACGGCGGCCGGTCCGTCGGCCACGGCCGTCAGCCCTTAcagaccgccgccgccgccccgGTTGGTACCATCACCTCGACTGCCAATGTCGCAGCAGCCACCGCCGCCACGATTGTTGCCGCCGCAGACCGTACTGTTGCCAACACCTCCTCCAAAATCGCCAGTGACGGAACAGCCGCAGACGCCGACGACGGAACAGCCGCAGACGCCTACGACGGAACAGCCGCAGCAGAGGTTACCGGTGACGGCGGTACCACAGCCGCAGCAGGAATGCCGAGTACGGGAATCCGGAGACGGAGTGGAAGACTGTAGCGGAACGGTGGCCGGAGGAAGCGGCGCGGCCGACGAAACCGAACTGTTGGCCAAACTCCGGTGTCCCAGCGAGAGCGCCGAGGTGATCGCAGAACGGGAGAAGCGACGGCAGCGACGACGGTGCCCCGACTATCCCGGACTGGCGCTTTCCAGTTCCGTGTTCAGCACGGAAACGGGCATGAAGTTCAGCATCATCAGGAACGAACTGCACAACGTGCTCAAGCCGCAACTGCGACGG gctGAAAGTGAAGTTGCTGCACTTAACAGGCGTATCCAATTGCTGGAAGAGGACCTTGAAAGGTCTGAAGAGCGCTTGGCCACGGCCACTGCTAAGTTGGCCGAGGCATCTCAAGCTGCTGATGAATCTGAACG TGCACGTAAGGTGTTGGAAAACCGCAGTTTGGCTGATGAAGAACGTATGGATGCCTTGGAGAACCAGCTAAAGGAAGCCCGTTTCTTGGCTGAAGAAGCTGATAAGAAATATGATGAG GTAGCGCGTAAGCTGGCCATGGTTGAAGCCGACTTGGAAAGAGCCGAAGAACGTGCCGAATCAGGCGAATC AAAAATCGTGGAGTTGGAAGAAGAATTACGCGTTGTTGGTAACAACTTGAAATCCCTCGAGGTTTCGGAAGAAAAG gccACACAAAGGGAAGAAACATTTGAGGAACAAGTGAAAGGTCTCGGAGCACAGCTCAAAGAG GCTGAGGCTCGTGCTGAGTTCGCCGAGAGATCGGTGCAGAAATTGCAGAAGGAAGTCGACAGGCTCGAAG ACGAGTTGGTTCACGAGAAAgagaaatacaaatacatttgtGACGATCTTGACCAAACGTTCTCTGAACTTGTTGACTAA
- the LOC114121151 gene encoding tropomyosin isoform X1: MDIRGGRDRRPGDRRPHRGPRAPRRPQLSHDLQQRVVVGAETAAGPSATAVSPYRPPPPPRLVPSPRLPMSQQPPPPRLLPPQTVLLPTPPPKSPVTEQPQTPTTEQPQTPTTEQPQQRLPVTAVPQPQQECRVRESGDGVEDCSGTVAGGSGAADETELLAKLRCPSESAEVIAEREKRRQRRRCPDYPGLALSSSVFSTETGMKFSIIRNELHNVLKPQLRRAESEVAALNRRIQLLEEDLERSEERLATATAKLAEASQAADESERARKVLENRSLADEERMDALENQLKEARFLAEEADKKYDEVARKLAMVEADLERAEERAESGESKIVELEEELRVVGNNLKSLEVSEEKANQREEEYKNQIKTLTNRLKEAEARAEFAERSVQKLQKEVDRLEDDLTGEKEKNKHLQEEMEATLHDIQNI; the protein is encoded by the exons ATGGACATCCGCGGTGGACGTGACAGGCGGCCGGGCGACAGGCGTCCGCACAGGGGCCCTCGGGCTCCTAGGCGGCCGCAGCTGTCGCACGACCTACAGCAACGAGTCGTGGTCGGTGCCGAAACGGCGGCCGGTCCGTCGGCCACGGCCGTCAGCCCTTAcagaccgccgccgccgccccgGTTGGTACCATCACCTCGACTGCCAATGTCGCAGCAGCCACCGCCGCCACGATTGTTGCCGCCGCAGACCGTACTGTTGCCAACACCTCCTCCAAAATCGCCAGTGACGGAACAGCCGCAGACGCCGACGACGGAACAGCCGCAGACGCCTACGACGGAACAGCCGCAGCAGAGGTTACCGGTGACGGCGGTACCACAGCCGCAGCAGGAATGCCGAGTACGGGAATCCGGAGACGGAGTGGAAGACTGTAGCGGAACGGTGGCCGGAGGAAGCGGCGCGGCCGACGAAACCGAACTGTTGGCCAAACTCCGGTGTCCCAGCGAGAGCGCCGAGGTGATCGCAGAACGGGAGAAGCGACGGCAGCGACGACGGTGCCCCGACTATCCCGGACTGGCGCTTTCCAGTTCCGTGTTCAGCACGGAAACGGGCATGAAGTTCAGCATCATCAGGAACGAACTGCACAACGTGCTCAAGCCGCAACTGCGACGG gctGAAAGTGAAGTTGCTGCACTTAACAGGCGTATCCAATTGCTGGAAGAGGACCTTGAAAGGTCTGAAGAGCGCTTGGCCACGGCCACTGCTAAGTTGGCCGAGGCATCTCAAGCTGCTGATGAATCTGAACG TGCACGTAAGGTGTTGGAAAACCGCAGTTTGGCTGATGAAGAACGTATGGATGCCTTGGAGAACCAGCTAAAGGAAGCCCGTTTCTTGGCTGAAGAAGCTGATAAGAAATATGATGAG GTAGCGCGTAAGCTGGCCATGGTTGAAGCCGACTTGGAAAGAGCCGAAGAACGTGCCGAATCAGGCGAATC AAAAATCGTGGAGTTGGAAGAAGAATTACGCGTTGTTGGTAACAACTTGAAATCCCTCGAGGTTTCGGAAGAAAAG GCAAATCAACGTGAAGAAGAATATAAGAACCAAATTAAGACTTTGACCAACCGTTTGAAGGag GCTGAGGCTCGTGCTGAGTTCGCCGAGAGATCGGTGCAGAAATTGCAGAAGGAAGTCGACAGGCTCGAAG ATGACTTAACTGGCGAAAAAGAAAAGAACAAACATCTACAAGAGGAAATGGAGGCAACCCTGCACGACATtcaaaacat ATGA
- the LOC114121151 gene encoding tropomyosin-1, isoforms 9A/A/B isoform X19, producing MTTIQQGSLLDVLKKKMRQTKEEMERYKEECEDFHKKLQMEVMRREEAESEVAALNRRIQLLEEDLERSEERLATATAKLAEASQAADESERIRKALENRTNMEDDRVAILEAQLAQAKLIAEEADKKYEEVGRKLVMMEQDLERAEERAEHSDAKIVELEEELRVVGNNLKSLEVSEEKATQREETFEEQVKGLGAQLKEAEARAEFAERSVQKLQKEVDRLEDDLTGEKEKNKHLQEEMEATLHDIQNM from the exons ATGACCACCATACAGCAGGGTTCGCTGTTGGACGTgctgaagaaaaaaatgcgTCAGACCAAGGAGGAGATGGAGAGGTATAAGGAGGAGTGCGAGGATTTCCATAAGAAACTCCAGATGGAGGTCATGAGACGTGAGGAA gctGAAAGTGAAGTTGCTGCACTTAACAGGCGTATCCAATTGCTGGAAGAGGACCTTGAAAGGTCTGAAGAGCGCTTGGCCACGGCCACTGCTAAGTTGGCCGAGGCATCTCAAGCTGCTGATGAATCTGAACG GATCCGAAAAGCATTGGAGAACCGAACAAATATGGAGGATGACCGAGTAGCCATTCTCGAAGCTCAATTGGCACAAGCTAAACTTATTGCTGAGGAGGCTGACAAAAAATATGAGGAG GTTGGCCGTAAATTAGTCATGATGGAACAAGATTTGGAAAGAGCTGAAGAAAGAGCTGAACACAGCGATGC AAAAATCGTGGAGTTGGAAGAAGAATTACGCGTTGTTGGTAACAACTTGAAATCCCTCGAGGTTTCGGAAGAAAAG gccACACAAAGGGAAGAAACATTTGAGGAACAAGTGAAAGGTCTCGGAGCACAGCTCAAAGAG GCTGAGGCTCGTGCTGAGTTCGCCGAGAGATCGGTGCAGAAATTGCAGAAGGAAGTCGACAGGCTCGAAG ATGACTTAACTGGCGAAAAAGAAAAGAACAAACATCTACAAGAGGAAATGGAGGCAACCCTGCACGACATtcaaaacatgtaa
- the LOC114121151 gene encoding tropomyosin-1, isoforms 9A/A/B isoform X18 yields MTTIQQGSLLDVLKKKMRQTKEEMERYKEECEDFHKKLQMEVMRREEAESEVAALNRRIQLLEEDLERSEERLATATAKLAEASQAADESERIRKALENRTNMEDDRVAILEAQLAQAKLIAEEADKKYEEVGRKLVMMEQDLERAEERAEHSDAKIVELEEELRVVGNNLKSLEVSEEKANQREEEYKNQIKTLTNRLKEAEARAEFAERSVQKLQKEVDRLEDDLTGEKEKNKHLQEEMEATLHDIQNI; encoded by the exons ATGACCACCATACAGCAGGGTTCGCTGTTGGACGTgctgaagaaaaaaatgcgTCAGACCAAGGAGGAGATGGAGAGGTATAAGGAGGAGTGCGAGGATTTCCATAAGAAACTCCAGATGGAGGTCATGAGACGTGAGGAA gctGAAAGTGAAGTTGCTGCACTTAACAGGCGTATCCAATTGCTGGAAGAGGACCTTGAAAGGTCTGAAGAGCGCTTGGCCACGGCCACTGCTAAGTTGGCCGAGGCATCTCAAGCTGCTGATGAATCTGAACG GATCCGAAAAGCATTGGAGAACCGAACAAATATGGAGGATGACCGAGTAGCCATTCTCGAAGCTCAATTGGCACAAGCTAAACTTATTGCTGAGGAGGCTGACAAAAAATATGAGGAG GTTGGCCGTAAATTAGTCATGATGGAACAAGATTTGGAAAGAGCTGAAGAAAGAGCTGAACACAGCGATGC AAAAATCGTGGAGTTGGAAGAAGAATTACGCGTTGTTGGTAACAACTTGAAATCCCTCGAGGTTTCGGAAGAAAAG GCAAATCAACGTGAAGAAGAATATAAGAACCAAATTAAGACTTTGACCAACCGTTTGAAGGag GCTGAGGCTCGTGCTGAGTTCGCCGAGAGATCGGTGCAGAAATTGCAGAAGGAAGTCGACAGGCTCGAAG ATGACTTAACTGGCGAAAAAGAAAAGAACAAACATCTACAAGAGGAAATGGAGGCAACCCTGCACGACATtcaaaacat ATGA